The Jiangella alba genome includes the window GTCGTGCTGGCCGACGCCAGCAAGCTCGAGGTGACGACGGCGCCCGCGTGGACGAGTCTGGAACGGGGCTGGACGCTCATCACCGACGCCGCCGCGGCCCCCGATCTCGGCCGCCGGTGTCACGACGCCGGCGTCACGCTGGTCCGCGGCTGACCGCTCCGCTCAGCCGACCGGGTGGCGCATCCACACGTTGGGCTCGACGTAGACGGCGTGGTCGTGCTCGACGCTGCAGTGCACCGGCACAAGGGCCTGCGGCACGACGACCTCGCCGGACTCGTCGAACGGCAGGCCGGTCCACTCGCGCCAGTCGGCGAGCGTTCCGGAGATGACCATGGACCGCGGCGCCACCTTCTCGATGGTCGCGCCGGCCCGCGCGTGCACCCGCAGCCACGGGTCGGCGGGCAGGCCGTCGGGACGGGTGCGGAAGGCGTACTCCGTCATGGGGGTGTGCGGCTCCTGGTGCTTGGCGCTCGGTCGCACCGGCGCGACGAGTTCGGTGAACCCGAGCCGTCGGACGTTGTCGCGCATGGCCTGGAGCATGATGGCGGCGAGGCCCTGACCGCGCCGGTCCGGCCGGATGGAGATCTCGAGCGCCGACACCAGGTTGGGCTTCGTGCCGCGGTCGCGGTCGAGCGCCGCCCAGCGGATGACGCCGTCCCAGCCGTCGTCAGGCAGGTGTTCGCGGTTCTTGCCGCCGAACGCGAACGGGACGGTGTAGGCCAGAGCGACAGGTGTGTCCGGCGGCTCGTAGGCCGTCAGCACGTGCTCGGGATGATTCCGCTGGACATCCGCGTAGTAGAGGTCGGACGTCGGGTCGTGCTCCATGAACGTGGGCCACAGCTGCGGCAGCTTCCCGACCAACGCGGACAGCTCGGGCCGCTGGTCCCGAGGCTCGATGATCAAGTTCCCGGACATGGCCGGATTGTGTCATCTCGGTCAGTCGGGAAGCATGTCATTTTGCCGCTCGAGCGCCTGCCGCAGGAGCGCCGCCAGCGCCGCGGTGTGCTCCCTGGCCCGGGCGCCCGGCACGGTGCGCAGGTACTGGCCGTCGCCCGTGAG containing:
- a CDS encoding GNAT family N-acetyltransferase; translated protein: MSGNLIIEPRDQRPELSALVGKLPQLWPTFMEHDPTSDLYYADVQRNHPEHVLTAYEPPDTPVALAYTVPFAFGGKNREHLPDDGWDGVIRWAALDRDRGTKPNLVSALEISIRPDRRGQGLAAIMLQAMRDNVRRLGFTELVAPVRPSAKHQEPHTPMTEYAFRTRPDGLPADPWLRVHARAGATIEKVAPRSMVISGTLADWREWTGLPFDESGEVVVPQALVPVHCSVEHDHAVYVEPNVWMRHPVG